The Polaribacter sp. KT25b genome contains the following window.
AATGATGGTAATGTGCCACAATGTGGCTTTTGTCAATCTGGTCAATTAATGGCAGCAACTTCTTTGTTAGATAAAATAGAAAATCCTACGGATGAAGATATTGATCTTGCCATGAGCAATAATATTTGTAGATGTGGAACATATTCTAGAATTAAAAAAGCAATTCATAAAGCTGTTGCACTTAAAAATGAATCATTATGAGTAACATACAGCAAATAAATCGTAGAGATTTTGTAAAATTATTTGGCTTAGCAACAGGAGGGCTTCTTTTAGGATGTAATATTTCATCTGGTAAAAAAGATTTTATTCCGCATACAAATGGCACTTTAGCGCCTAACTTATTTGTGCAAATTCAAAAAGATGGAACTGTTATTTTAATAGCTTCTCGTTCTGAAATGGGACAAGGAATTAGAACTTCTTTAGCATCCGCAATTGCGGATGAATTAGAAGCCGATTGGAAATATATTACTGTAAAACAAGCAACAGGAGATGCCAAATACGGCAATCAAAATACAGATGGTTCACGAAGTGTAAGAACGTTGTTAGCACCAATGCGTAAAATGGGTGCAGTTGCAAAAGCAATGTTAGTTACAGCTGCTGCAAAAAAATGGAAGGTTGCAGAAACTGATTGTATTGCAAAAAATCACTTTATAATTAATACAAAAAATAACGATAAAATTTTCTTTGGTGATTTGGTTGATGATGCTGTTAAAGTTACCATTCCAGATGAAGAAACTATTAAACTAAAAAAAGTAGCAGACTTTAAATTTATAGGTAAAACCTTAAAAAGTGTAGATTTAAAAGATTTTACAAATGGTACGGCAACTTACGGTAATGATGTTAGAATTCCTGATATGAAATTTGCTGCAATTGCAAGGTGTCCTGTAACTTTTGGAACCGTAAAAAGTTTTGATAGTACAGATGCAGAGAAAACGCCAGGTGTAGAAAAAGTTTTTCAGTTAGATAGAATGGAACCTCCAACTGGTAAGTTTTATGGCGCCTTAGGTGGCGTTGCAGTAATTGCAAATAATACTTGGGCTGCTTTTCAAGGAAAATTAAACTTAGATATTGAATGGAATTATGGTAAAAATCATTCTTTTGATTCAGAAAAATTTAAAGAAATACTTACCAAAAGAGTTAAAGAAAAAGGAAAATCAGTTCCTGGTAATTCTGGAGATGTAGATGATGCTTTTGAAATTGCAGAAAAAACAATAGAAGCAACCTACTATGTTCCGTTTTTAGCGCATACGCCAATGGAAGTGCCAAACGCTACAGCTTGGTATCAAAAAAATAAAATAGAAGTTTGGGCACCTTTACAAGATCCGCAAACGGCAAGAGCAGAACTTGCGTATTTTTTTGAAGTTCCTTTAGAAAGTATTACTATAAATGTTACTTTTTTAGGTGGTGGTTTTGGGCGTAAATCAAAATCTGATTTTGTGGTTGAAGCCGTTGCTTTATCCAAAGAAATAAAAGCACCTGTACAAGTAGTTTGGACCCGTGAAGATGATATTCAAAATAGTTATTATCATGCTACAAGTACACAATATTTAAAAGGTTCTTTAGATAAAAATGGTCAAGTAACTGGTTGGTTGCAAAGAGTTGCATTTCCTTCAATTGGCTCTACCTTTAAACCATTGTCTGAATATGCTGGGGGTTTTGAGCTTAATCAAGGATTTACAAATAATCCTTACAATTTAGCTAACTTTAGTTTAGAAAACGCAAAAGCAGAAGCAAATTTAAGAATTGGTTGGATGCGTTCTGTAGTTCATATTCATAGCGGTTTTGGTAATAATTCTTTTGTAGATGAATTAGCATTTGTTGCTAAAAAAGATCCAATTAAATTTCATTTAGATTTAATTGGAGAAGATAGAGTTATTGAAGGTAGATCTGAGTTTCCGTATGATTCTAAACGAATGAAAGCCGTTTTAAAAAATACCGCTAAAATTTCTAATTGGGGCAAAGAACTTCCTGAGAATCATGGACTAGGAGTGGCGATTCATTATAGTTTTTACAGTTATGTAGCCACCATTGTAGAGGTTTCTGTTGTAAATGAAAAAGTAAAAGTAGAAAATGTTTGGACAACCATAGATTGTGGTTTGGCATTAAACAAAGACAATATTAAAAATCAATTAGAAGGTGCTGCTATTTTTGGAATGTCTTTAGCTTTGTACGGAAAAATTTCTGTAAAAGAAGGAGCCGTTGAGCAACAAAATTTCTTTGATTACCAAATGACAAGAATGAAAGATGCACCAAAGATTCATGTAGATATTATAGATGCTATGGATAAACATCCTACAGGTGTTGGTGAACCTGGCGTTCCTGTAATGGCGCCTGCTATTTGTAATGCTATTTTTAATGCGACTGGTAAAAGAGTTAGAAGCTTACCTTTGTCGGATTTTGGGATGGTTTAAAACTACATATAACAAATAAAGAAAGTAGGAGTGTGTTGGTAACAACACGTTATGATAAAAACTAGATACTCCTACTACCTTCTTTATAAGTAGTTATTCCTTTTTTTAATACGCGTTTTAATTTTACCGAAGGTTGGTAATTTACATGGTACTTTTTAATATTTCGTTTTGGGGATAAGAGTTTTGGGTCTTCTTCTGCCGTGCATTGAAACCCCATTTTAAACTTGCCTACAGCACCCAAGTCTACAATATTACCTTCTTGTAAATAAAAATCTAACTTTTTACCAAGCGCAATTAATACAGCTTGCACATCTACACTATGTAAACTACATTCATTGCTAATTACATTGCTAATGGTTTCTAAATCTACAGTGCCTGTAGTAACGGCTTGCATAATGTATTGTTCTTTTTTGTTTTGTATGCTATTGCTTCTTTTGGTGATTCTGTAACGTATTGCCATTCTTTTCTAGATTTTATTTTGTACCTTTATTTTTTGCTGCCAAATCTAATCGTACAGCTTCTTTGTACCTCTTTTGTAAAAATACTACATTTTTTAAAAAATTATACTAGTATATTCTTAAAAATATATTAGTATATCTGTGCAATTATACTAGTATAATTACAAAGTTAATACGTGTGCGTGTTGTAAAAGTATCTATACTTTGATAAAATAGATAGGTATGTTTGATAAAGTTGATGAGGGTGTAGTTTGTACTTAGAGTCTAACCTTGATATCGCTGATTTGCAATCCGTGAATACCTGATGTTGTCGCGGATTTGCAACTTGATAGCGCGGATTTGTAATCCGTGAATACTAAATCTCTATATCAAGTAGCTAGTTAAAAAATAAAACTTAAATTGTAATAAAAAAACAATGTCAACTAAATATAAAGCAACCATGACAGATACAGGCTATTTTGTAACTATTACAATTGTAGGTTGGGTAGATGTTTTTACGAGGTTAAAGCAACGCTACATAATTATTAATGCTTTAAATTATTGCCAAAAAGAAAAAGGTTTAGAAATTTATGCATATTGCATTATGCCAAGCCATGTACACATGTTATGTAAGGCAAATGAAGGATATTTATTATCTAATATTATGCGAGATTTTAAAAAATTTACATCAAAAAAAATAATAGATACTATTATAAATTATCCTGAAAGTAGACGTGAATGGTTATTAGATTTTTTTAAGAATGCTTGTAAACATTTAAATAGAAAACAAACCTATAAAGTATGGCAAGATGGCTATCATGCAGAAATATGTAATTCTAATACTTTTATAAAACAAAAATTAAATTATATCCATAACAACCCTGTAATTGATAAAATTGTAGCAAATCCAGAAGATTATATGTTTAGTTCTGCTCGTAATTATGCAGATTTAGATAGTGAATTAGACGTTGTTGTTTTAAATGTTTTTTAATCTTGATGTCGCGAATTTGCAATCCGTGAATACTACATGTCTATATCAAATATTTCCTCGAAAGATGATGTGTTTAGCTCCTCTCGTAATTATGCAGACTTAGATGTTATTTTTTTAAAAGTTTTTTAAGTTGTTTAATTCTTACAGTTGTGGGCACGGATTACAAATCCGCGCTATCGGTTTTTAAATGTTTTTTAACTTGATGTCGCGGATTTGCAATCCGTGAATATTACATGTCTATATCAAATATTTCCTCGAAAGATGATGTGTTTAGCTCCGCTCGTAATTATGCAGATCTAGATGTTATTGTTTTAAATGTTTTTTAAGTTGTTTAATTCTTACAGTTGTGGGCACGGATTACAAATCCGCGCTATCGGGGAGTTTTTATTGCTTCTGCTAAATGTTTTTTATTGAAAAGGATTTTATGCAGTATCCTTAATAATTTGTAAATTCGTTTATACTATTTTTAGTACTTTACTTAGCTATGAATAAAATTATAAATGTAACTTGTGCTATCATCAGTTTTAAGGATAAAACTTTAGCTGTTCAGAGAAGTGAAACAATGAAACTTCCTTTGAAATGGGAATTTGCTGGAGGTAAAATAGAAGTTGGAGAATCTGAAATTGATTGCATTAAAAGAGAAATCTTAGAAGAGTTAAACATTCAAATAGAAGTCAAAGAAAGATTGACTTCGGTAGTTCATCAATATCCTAATTTTAAGATAAAACTAATACCTTTTATAGCGGAATATATTAAAGGAGAATTGAAATTGAGAGAACATTCAGATTTTGTATTAGCCAATAAAAAAGAAATGCTAAATTTAGATTGGGCAGAAGCAGATGTGCCAATTTTAAAAGAATATATGAAGCTATGAATAAAGGAATATACGAAGAGTTAATAACACAACTTATTAATGATAAACTAAATGAAATAGATAAGGACAAGTTTTTTTTAAAGAAAAATTTAATTGATAAAGAAGAAGCTTCTGGTATTCTATCTAAACATTTATCTAAAACGGTTAAGCAAGCTTTTGATTTAATTAAAGGTCAAAACAAGGTAGAGGAACAAATAAAAATAGCTAATAAAATAATTAAGCTACTTAAGCAGGAATTAAAAAAACAAGATTTTGATGAAGACTTGGTTCATGTTGAAGGAGAAATTTTAAAAGCTGTTTTTTCTAAAACTGATGCCCACTTTTCAAATTTAGATTTGCACCTCAAAGAAATAACACCTTATACAACTTTAACACAAAGCGAATTATTTACTGGTGGAAATGGTGGTTTATCTCTAGAAAGTGAGCTTAAAAAAGAAATACTTTCTTCTGATAAAATCAATCTATTAGTTTCTTTCATAAAGTTCAAAGGAATAATAATTCTTGAAAAAGAATTAAGAGAATTTACAGAACGAGGAGGAGAACTAAATGTAATCACGACAACTTATATTGGTGCAACAGATTATAAAGCCGTTCAATTACTTGCTAAGCTACCAAATACCAAGGTTAAAATATCTTACAATACTTCAAACGAAAGATTGCATGCAAAAGCCTACTTATTTTACAGAAATACTGGCTTTCATACTGCTTATATTGGTTCTTCAAATTTTTCAAGGTCTGCTTTAACTGATGGTTTAGAATGGAATTTAAAAGTGACAACTAAAGAAGTTAGCCATATAATTGATAAGTTTCAGAAAACATTTGATGCATATTGGCAAAGTAATGATTTCGAATTATTTAACGATTCTATTCATAAAGAGAAACTTCAAGATGCATTAAAGCAAAGTAAGTTTAGTAAGCCTTATGAGAATACAACTGCCTTTTTTGATATCAAACCATTTCCTTATCAAAAGGAAGTTTTAGAAAAATTAGAAGTAGAAAGAACAGTACACAAAAGATTTAGAAATCTTGTTGTTGCAGCAACTGGAACTGGGAAAACGGTAATTTCTGCTTTTGATTATAAGAGATTCAAACAAAATAATGAATCTTCAAAACTATTATTCTTAGCACATCGAAAAGAGATATTACAAAAATCACATTCAACTTTTCAAGGTGTTTTAAAAAATAATAATATTGGTGAATTATGGGTAGATGGACAAGTTCCTGATAATTTCGAATGTGTATTTGCATCTGTTCAAACAGTCAATAATCAAATTGAAAATGTAAACATATCTGCAGATTACTATGATTATATAATTATTGATGAATGTCATCATCAAAAAGCAAAAAGTTATAGGTCAATAATTAATTATTTCAAACCTAAAATACTTCTTGGCCTTACAGCAACTCCGGAAAGAATGGATGGTGGAGATATTTTAGAAGATTTTGACAACAAAATTGCAGCAGAAATTAGATTACCTGAAGCAATGAATAAAAAATTGCTTTGCCCTTTTCAATATTTTGGAATTACAGATAGTATCGATTTATCAAATGTTAAATGGGTTAAAGGAAGGTATGTAGCAAGTGAATTAACAGATGTTTACACTGTAAATGACAGAAGAGTTCGCGAAATTATTGATGCATTAGATAAGTATACAAAAGATGTAAATGATGTTAGAGCATTAGGATATTGTGTTTCAATGGAACATGCCAAATACATGTCAGAAAAATTTACTTTAGCAGGATTAAAAGCGGATTTTTTAACAAGTAACAATAGTAAAGACAGAGTTCATATTCGTAAAAAGCTAGAGAAGAAGGAAATTAATTATTTGTTTGTCGTTGATATTTTTAATGAAGGGATTGATATTCCTGAAATAGATACTTTACTATTTTTAAGACCAACAGAAAGCCTAACTATATTTTTGCAACAATTAGGAAGAGGTTTAAGGTTATTTGAAGAAAAAGATTGCTTAACCGTTTTAGATTTTGTTGGAAATTCTAGACCAGAGTATAATTTTGAAAGTAAGTTTAGAGCATTAATAGGTAAAACAAATACTACTGTTGTTAAAGAAGTTGAGGATAATTTTCCTCACTTACCATTAGGGTGCTCAATAGTTTTAGAGAAAAAGACTAAAGAAACGATTCTTAAAAATATTTCTGCTGCAACATCATTAAATAAAAATAAATTAATTCAAAGAATTCAGCAATTTCAACATGATACTGATTTATCACTAACCATTGGAAATTTTAGTGCCTTTTACAATATACCATTGCAATCAATTTACAAAAGAAATAGTTGGAAAAGACTATGTCAACTTGCAGGTAAAATAAATGATTTTGATTCTAAAAATGAAAAACCAATTATTTCAGCAATCTCAAATAAGTGGCTTTCTACAAATTCGTTGAGCTATTTTACTTTTATTTTAAAAATTGCAAAACAAAATTTCGCTATAAATATTTCTGAATTTAATTCGAATGAAAAAACAATGCTCTTAATGTTGCATTATGATGTTTGGCAAAAAGAAGGAGGATTTGATTCATTAGAAGAAAGCATAAAGGCAATTGGTTTGAATACAATTTTAGTTGAAGAAATAACAGAAGTTCTTGAGGTGTTAATTGAAAACATAGACTTTAAAGAACTACCTATTGAACTTCCTTATCAACAACCATTGAAATTACATAGTCGCTACACTAGAGACCAAATTTTAGTTGCTTTTAAGTTTAGTAGTTTCGAAAAAAAATCATCTAACAGAGAAGGAACTGCTGAAAACAAAGATTTGAATACAGAAGTGTTGTTTATCAATCTTATTAAAACAGAAGAAAATTTTTCACCAACAACCATGTATAATGATTATGCTGTAACTGAGTCTTTATTTCATTGGCAAACTCAAAATCCAGCAAGACCAGATTTAGGCAAGGGTTTATCTTACATAAACCATAAAAAAACAAAAAAAAGAATATTACTTTTTGTTAGAGAAAAAGCTATAAATGAGTTTGGTAAAAGTTTAGGGTTTATTTTTATTGGAGAAGGAAATTTAAAAGATCATAGAGGTTCTAAACCAATGAGTATTAATTGGGAGCTTCAAGAACCGATGCCTCATTATTTATGGAAGGATGCAGCCAAATTATCAATTGGTTAATTATTTGTGCTAATAAAAGTGTAAAATAAAATCATTTTTCAAAATGAAAGAAGAAACAAATACTTTATATGCCATTTATAAGAATGGTATACACTTAGGTAATGAAAAAGGCATAAATATTAATGATGCAATAAGAAAATACCTTATTGCATCATTGTATGAGGATTTTTTAGAGGATAAGGAATTCGCTTCTTTATATTCAGGTAAAGAATCGATTAAAAAAATACATTTCTTATAATTATTCCCTTAAAACTTATACCCCGATGTCGCGGATTTGCAATCCGAGAATACTAAATATCTATATAAAACCGTTAACCAAAAGATTGTATGTTTAATTCTGCTCGTAATTATGCAGACTTAGATGTTATTGTTTTAAATGTTTTTTAAGCTGTTTAATTCTTACAGTTTGGGCACGGATTGCAAATCCGCGCTATCAGGTTTAGTTCTGCTCGTAATTATGCAGACTTAAATGTTATTGTTTTAAATGTTTTTTAAGTTGTTTAATTCTTACAGTTGTGGGCACGGATTACAAATCCGCGCTATCATGTTTAATTTTGCTCGTAATTATGCAGACTTAGATGTTATTGTTTTAAAAGTTTTTTAAGTTGTTTAATTCTTACAGTTGTGGGCACGGATTACAAATCCGCGCTATTTATATTTAACAATTTGCCTTCTTCTAATTTGTATCGTAATGCTAGTAATTTTAAGAAAAAATAGACTGTTAATCTACGTCAGTTAACATACAAATAAGTATTATCTTTAAATTAAGTCTATAAATACTAAACAAAAAAAATCCAAGATGTTGTCTTGGATTTTTATATACTATATGTAGTAAGTATTTTAAAACTTATACTCTTTCAAAGGTTTTGGAAACTTCTCTGGGTTTGCCGCTAAATGATAACGAGGATCATCTATATCATCAATAATAATATCTGTAAAAACAGGACTAGATTTATAGAGTAGCAATTTACAATCTTCACTTAAATGTTTTAACGTAATTGTTTTGCCTGCAGCTTGGTATTTTTCTACCAAGGCATAAATAGCTTCAATAGCAGAATGATCGGAAACACGAGCTTCTACAAAATCTATTTCTACTTTTTCAGGATCATTTTTTATATCAAATTTTTCGTTAAAAGTAGCAATACTTCCAAAGAATAATGGTCCCCAAATTTCATATACTTTCGTGCCATCTTCTCTAAAACGCTTTCTAGCTCTAATCTTTTTAGCACTTTCCCAAGCAAAAACTAAGGCAGAAACAATAACACCCACAAAAACGGCAATTGCTAAATCAAAAAATACAGTTACAGCAGAAACGATGATTAATACAAAAGCATCCGATCTTGGAATTTTCTTTAAAATTCTAAAACTAGACCAGGCAAATGTTTCAATTACCATCATAAACATTACACCAACAAGTGCTGCAATAGGTACTTGTTCTATATATTTATCAGCAAATAAAATAAAAGTTAAAAGCGTTAACGCCATCATAATTCCAGATAAACGTCCACGTCCGCCAGCATTAATATTAATAACAGTTTGCCCAATCATACCACAACCACCAGTTCCACCAAAGGCGCCACTAACAATGTTTCCTGCTCCTTGTGCAATACATTCTTTATTTCCGTTTCCTCTAGATTCTGTTAATTCATCCACTA
Protein-coding sequences here:
- a CDS encoding xanthine dehydrogenase family protein molybdopterin-binding subunit gives rise to the protein MSNIQQINRRDFVKLFGLATGGLLLGCNISSGKKDFIPHTNGTLAPNLFVQIQKDGTVILIASRSEMGQGIRTSLASAIADELEADWKYITVKQATGDAKYGNQNTDGSRSVRTLLAPMRKMGAVAKAMLVTAAAKKWKVAETDCIAKNHFIINTKNNDKIFFGDLVDDAVKVTIPDEETIKLKKVADFKFIGKTLKSVDLKDFTNGTATYGNDVRIPDMKFAAIARCPVTFGTVKSFDSTDAEKTPGVEKVFQLDRMEPPTGKFYGALGGVAVIANNTWAAFQGKLNLDIEWNYGKNHSFDSEKFKEILTKRVKEKGKSVPGNSGDVDDAFEIAEKTIEATYYVPFLAHTPMEVPNATAWYQKNKIEVWAPLQDPQTARAELAYFFEVPLESITINVTFLGGGFGRKSKSDFVVEAVALSKEIKAPVQVVWTREDDIQNSYYHATSTQYLKGSLDKNGQVTGWLQRVAFPSIGSTFKPLSEYAGGFELNQGFTNNPYNLANFSLENAKAEANLRIGWMRSVVHIHSGFGNNSFVDELAFVAKKDPIKFHLDLIGEDRVIEGRSEFPYDSKRMKAVLKNTAKISNWGKELPENHGLGVAIHYSFYSYVATIVEVSVVNEKVKVENVWTTIDCGLALNKDNIKNQLEGAAIFGMSLALYGKISVKEGAVEQQNFFDYQMTRMKDAPKIHVDIIDAMDKHPTGVGEPGVPVMAPAICNAIFNATGKRVRSLPLSDFGMV
- a CDS encoding DNA-binding protein gives rise to the protein MAIRYRITKRSNSIQNKKEQYIMQAVTTGTVDLETISNVISNECSLHSVDVQAVLIALGKKLDFYLQEGNIVDLGAVGKFKMGFQCTAEEDPKLLSPKRNIKKYHVNYQPSVKLKRVLKKGITTYKEGSRSI
- a CDS encoding transposase is translated as MSTKYKATMTDTGYFVTITIVGWVDVFTRLKQRYIIINALNYCQKEKGLEIYAYCIMPSHVHMLCKANEGYLLSNIMRDFKKFTSKKIIDTIINYPESRREWLLDFFKNACKHLNRKQTYKVWQDGYHAEICNSNTFIKQKLNYIHNNPVIDKIVANPEDYMFSSARNYADLDSELDVVVLNVF
- a CDS encoding (deoxy)nucleoside triphosphate pyrophosphohydrolase; protein product: MNKIINVTCAIISFKDKTLAVQRSETMKLPLKWEFAGGKIEVGESEIDCIKREILEELNIQIEVKERLTSVVHQYPNFKIKLIPFIAEYIKGELKLREHSDFVLANKKEMLNLDWAEADVPILKEYMKL
- a CDS encoding DUF3427 domain-containing protein; the encoded protein is MNKGIYEELITQLINDKLNEIDKDKFFLKKNLIDKEEASGILSKHLSKTVKQAFDLIKGQNKVEEQIKIANKIIKLLKQELKKQDFDEDLVHVEGEILKAVFSKTDAHFSNLDLHLKEITPYTTLTQSELFTGGNGGLSLESELKKEILSSDKINLLVSFIKFKGIIILEKELREFTERGGELNVITTTYIGATDYKAVQLLAKLPNTKVKISYNTSNERLHAKAYLFYRNTGFHTAYIGSSNFSRSALTDGLEWNLKVTTKEVSHIIDKFQKTFDAYWQSNDFELFNDSIHKEKLQDALKQSKFSKPYENTTAFFDIKPFPYQKEVLEKLEVERTVHKRFRNLVVAATGTGKTVISAFDYKRFKQNNESSKLLFLAHRKEILQKSHSTFQGVLKNNNIGELWVDGQVPDNFECVFASVQTVNNQIENVNISADYYDYIIIDECHHQKAKSYRSIINYFKPKILLGLTATPERMDGGDILEDFDNKIAAEIRLPEAMNKKLLCPFQYFGITDSIDLSNVKWVKGRYVASELTDVYTVNDRRVREIIDALDKYTKDVNDVRALGYCVSMEHAKYMSEKFTLAGLKADFLTSNNSKDRVHIRKKLEKKEINYLFVVDIFNEGIDIPEIDTLLFLRPTESLTIFLQQLGRGLRLFEEKDCLTVLDFVGNSRPEYNFESKFRALIGKTNTTVVKEVEDNFPHLPLGCSIVLEKKTKETILKNISAATSLNKNKLIQRIQQFQHDTDLSLTIGNFSAFYNIPLQSIYKRNSWKRLCQLAGKINDFDSKNEKPIISAISNKWLSTNSLSYFTFILKIAKQNFAINISEFNSNEKTMLLMLHYDVWQKEGGFDSLEESIKAIGLNTILVEEITEVLEVLIENIDFKELPIELPYQQPLKLHSRYTRDQILVAFKFSSFEKKSSNREGTAENKDLNTEVLFINLIKTEENFSPTTMYNDYAVTESLFHWQTQNPARPDLGKGLSYINHKKTKKRILLFVREKAINEFGKSLGFIFIGEGNLKDHRGSKPMSINWELQEPMPHYLWKDAAKLSIG